The Klebsiella aerogenes KCTC 2190 region ACTGCGCCGACGCGCTGCTGATGTTATTACAACGCCCATTGGCGCGTGGTGAAGTCGTGCATATCTCCGCCGGAGAAGAAAACAGCGTGAAATTTGCGGAAATCGATCGCGCGATGGCCTCAGCGCTGGAGCAGGCTCCGGTAGGCGACCGATACGCGCAGGTCAGCTACGAGACGCTGGTTAAAATGCGCCGCGAGTTGAAGGATATTTTTGGCCCGTGCAACGAGCGCCTGATGCTCAAAGCGATGCGCCTGTATGGCGCCTTCGCGACGCTGAACGTCCGCTTCAGCAATGATAAGCTGCTCAGCATGGGCATGCCCAAACCGCCGCGCTTCACCGATTATATCGACCGCTGCGTACAAACCACCCGCGGGCTCTCTATCCCGCAGCAGATGGCCGTCGATTTTAAGTAAACACAATGCGCAGGTAAAAAAATGCCAGTCCGCAGACTGGCATTTTTATTTCACAAAAAGTCAGGATTAAGCCTGGCCTTTGATCTCTTTACGACCGTTGTACGGCGCTTTTTCACCCAGCGCTTCTTCGATACGAATCAGCTGGTTGTATTTAGCAACGCGGTCAGAACGGCTCATAGAACCAGTTTTGATCTGGCCTGCAGCGGTACCAACAGCCAGGTCAGCGATGGTAGCGTCTTCAGTTTCGCCAGAACGGTGAGAGATGACAGCGGTGTAGCCAGCGTCTTTCGCCATCTTGATTGCAGCCAGAGTTTCGGTCAGAGAACCGATCTGGTTGAATTTGATCAGGATGGAGTTAGCGATGCCTTTTTCGATGCCTTCTTTAAGGATCTTGGTGTTGGTTACGAACAGATCGTCACCAACCAGCTGGATTTTGTCGCCCAGTACTTTGGTCTGGTATGCGAAACCGTCCCAGTCAGACTCGTCCAGACCATCTTCGATGGAGACGATCGGGTACTGTTTGGTCAGCTCTTCCAGGAAGTGGGTGAACTCTTCAGAGGTGAACGCTTTGTTGCCTTCGCCAGCCAGAACGTATTTACCGTCTTTGTAGAATTCAGAAGCTGCGCAGTCCATCGCCAGAGTGATGTCTTTGCCCAGTTCGTAGCCTGCTGCTTTAACCGCTTCAGCGATAACAGCCAGCGCTTCGGCGTTGGAACCCAGGTTCGGCGCGTAGCCGCCTTCGTCACCAACTGCAGTGTTCATACCTTTGGATTTCAGAACTTTCGCCAGGTGGTGGAACACTTCAGAACCCATACGTACGGCTTCTTTCAGAGTCGGCGCGCCAACCGGCTGAATCATGAATTCCTGGATGTCGACGTTGTTGTCAGCGTGCTCACCACCGTTGATGATGTTCATCATCGGAACCGGCATAGAGTATTTGCCCGGAGTGCCGTTCAGTTCAGCAATGTGTTCGAACAGCGGCTGGCCTTTAGAAGCAGCTGCTGCTTTGGCGTTCGCCAGGGATACCGCCAGGATTGCGTTCGCACCGAAGTTGGATTTGTTTTCAGTACCGTCCAGGTCGATCATGATCTTATCGATGCCAGCTTGATCTTTAGCATCTTTACCCAGGACTGCCTGAGCGATCGGGCCGTTTACCGCAGCAACAGCTTTGGTTACGCCTTTACCCAGGAAACGGGATTTGTCGCCATCGCGCAGTTCCAGCGCTTCGCGGGAACCAGTAGAAGCACCTGACGGAGCAGCTGCCATACCGACGAAACCACCTTCCAGGTGTACTTCGGCTTCAACAGTCGGGTTACCACGGGAGTCGATGATTTCACGACCGATGACTTTAACGATTTTGGACATTAGGTTTTCCTCAGTACAAGTTAAACTAAAACTCCAGACAAACAATGCACCCAATTGGGTGCATTGCCGTTCTAACTCTTTTTACTTCGCCTGACGCTTCTGGTACTCGCTCGCGGCTTTCACAAAGCCGGCAAACAGCGGGTGGCCGTCACGCGGCGTCGAAGTAAATTCCGGGTGGAACTGGCAGGCCACAAACCACGGATGGTTCGGCACTTCGATGATCTCGACCAACTGATCATCCCCGGAACGGCCCGCAACGCGCAGGCCGGCAGCTTCAATCGGTTTCAACAACATGTTGTTGACTTCGTAGCGGTGACGATGGCGCTCGGTGATAGTCGGCTCGCCGTACAGCT contains the following coding sequences:
- the eno gene encoding phosphopyruvate hydratase yields the protein MSKIVKVIGREIIDSRGNPTVEAEVHLEGGFVGMAAAPSGASTGSREALELRDGDKSRFLGKGVTKAVAAVNGPIAQAVLGKDAKDQAGIDKIMIDLDGTENKSNFGANAILAVSLANAKAAAASKGQPLFEHIAELNGTPGKYSMPVPMMNIINGGEHADNNVDIQEFMIQPVGAPTLKEAVRMGSEVFHHLAKVLKSKGMNTAVGDEGGYAPNLGSNAEALAVIAEAVKAAGYELGKDITLAMDCAASEFYKDGKYVLAGEGNKAFTSEEFTHFLEELTKQYPIVSIEDGLDESDWDGFAYQTKVLGDKIQLVGDDLFVTNTKILKEGIEKGIANSILIKFNQIGSLTETLAAIKMAKDAGYTAVISHRSGETEDATIADLAVGTAAGQIKTGSMSRSDRVAKYNQLIRIEEALGEKAPYNGRKEIKGQA